From a region of the Lactuca sativa cultivar Salinas chromosome 4, Lsat_Salinas_v11, whole genome shotgun sequence genome:
- the LOC111910574 gene encoding disease resistance protein RPV1: MASSLTSSVHKSFKYDVFLSFRGEDTRTNFVDHLYHALQQKSIHTYKDDEKIKKGKKISDELIGSIEDSKFYIIVFSKNYASSSWCLDELVKIMECHRTTTEHTAYPVFYDVEPSEVRKQSGAVGEAFAKYEMEEAAETWKVALKEAADLSGWELKKTADGHEAKVIQRIVEEISLELRTISLNIDRKLVGMETRIKNLVPSIGIGCDDVRMIGIKGMGGAGKTTLARAVFDDISYQFEGKSFAENVRENASLLGLKSLQKQILSDVLNDKDINVSSVYDGKDMMKRRLPHTKVLVVLDDVDHIDQLEALAGEPNWFKPGSRIIITTRDKQVLIAHGVKFIHDVNLLYNKEAICLFSRHAFGRDIPVQGYEELSKKVVRYAAGLPLTIRVLGSFLCGKDELEWIDALERLKTIPETETLKKLELSYISLEEDYKEIFLDVACIMKGWQKDKAIKALESCGFRARNGLKVLQQKSLITIYKNFYDHIGMHDHIVEMGRNIVRRGHPDKPQRHSRLWIEDEIEEILANDLGTEATRCIQFHTIRFNPHIFIKGLRKMKELRFLSIRGYCSSDLEFSTVVPDFPNALRCLDWTNYPFRSLRTTFQANNLVALKVDGSRIVQLWEGGERKALNKLRFLDLSSSLLSTLDIGLAPNLEELILYECKYLEKLHLPERCLNLKRLLLTNSKLRTLEIGLTPNLEELYLERSCCLEELHMVNECQKLAELQISHSNLRTFDLGVTPNLKKLDLKECRKLVELHTPIGGLKQLVHVNLSGCLRFSSFLFQINYHTACSVDESLEVGPLAKLHLIVESIERCQLHPDSNLPKFQFRCFYTEDRPSLTRNLEMLFSVGMCACTNLETFSRSIYGLQRLRELELKGIFLEAIMDIEQLESLEELILLSTKIKHLPDSLCMLKHLKYLKLYDCSLLEKLPEDLGQLECLKKLRLTDVKIIKHLPDSICMLKRLKYLNLYNCSLLERLPEDLGQLECLEKLHLTDAKIIKHLPDSICMLKRLKDLRLCGLLLEKLPEDIGQLECLEELNLMGCERLQDIPNSICEMKRLKYFFLDDCIRVKKLPEELERLECLEVLYLDGTIISQLPLSILLLNGLFISGSRQLLESCGFTSEIQALSSYCYIRLPIMQAPTAGVSSTLLQG, from the exons ATGGCGTCTTCTTTAACTTCATCCGTTCACAAGAGCTTTAAGTATGATGTATTTTTGAGTTTCAGGGGCGAAGATACTCGTACAAACTTCGTTGATCATCTTTATCATGCTCTCCAGCAGAAAAGCATTCATACTTACAAGGACGATGAGAAAATCAAAAAAGGTAAAAAGATCAGTGATGAACTCATCGGATCGATTGAAGATTCAAAATTTTACATCATTGTTTTCTCCAAGAACTATGCTTCTTCATCTTGGTGCTTGGATGAGCTAGTGAAGATAATGGAGTGCCACAGGACGACAACTGAGCACACTGCTTACCCTGTCTTCTATGATGTGGAACCCTCAGAAGTCAGAAAACAAAGTGGGGCAGTTGGAGAAGCATTTGCCAAGTACGAAATGGAAGAGGCTGCTGAGACATGGAAGGTGGCTCTGAAAGAAGCAGCGGATCTCTCTGGATGGGAGTTGAAGAAGACTGCTGATGg GCATGAAGCTAAAGTTATCCAAAGAATAGTTGAAGAGATTTCACTAGAGTTACGTACAATCAGTCTCAACATTGATAGAAAGTTGGTAGGAATGGAGACCCGGATCAAAAATCTTGTACCATCTATAGGAATTGGTTGTGATGATGTCCGCATGATCGGGATCAAGGGGATGGGAGGTGCTGGAAAGACAACTTTAGCAAGAGCTGTTTTTGATGACATATCCTATCAGTTCGAAGGTAAAAGCTTCGCAGAAAATGTCAGGGAAAATGCTTCTTTGTTGGGTTTAAAGTCGTTGCAAAAGCAAATCCTTTCAGATGTCTTAAATGATAAAGATATCAATGTAAGTAGTGTTTATGACGGGAAAGACATGATGAAGAGGAGACTGCCTCACACAAAGGTTCTTGTTGTTCTAGATGATGTGGATCACATAGACCAACTAGAGGCTTTAGCAGGTGAGCCTAACTGGTTTAAGCCTGGGAGTAGAATTATCATTACAACAAGAGATAAGCAAGTGCTCATAGCACATGGAGTGAAGTTCATTCATGATGTCAATCTGCTATACAATAAGGAAGCAATTTGCCTCTTTAGTAGGCATGCGTTTGGGAGAGATATTCCAGTTCAAGGGTATGAAGAGCTATCAAAAAAAGTTGTACGTTACGCGGCTGGTCTTCccttgacaattagggttttgggttcaTTTCTTTGTGGAAAAGATGAGCTTGAATGGATAGATGCCCTAGAAAGACTAAAAACGATTCCGGAAACAGAAACTTTGAAAAAATTGGAGTTAAGCTACATATCTCTAGAGGAGGATTACAAGGAAATATTCCTAGATGTTGCATGCATCATGAAAggttggcagaaagataaagcaATCAAAGCGCTTGAAAGCTGTGGATTTCGTGCTAGAAATGGCTTAAAAGTTCTTCAGCAAAAATCTCTTATAACTATTTATAAGAACTTTTATGATCACATAGGCATGCATGACCATATTGTAGAAATGGGCAGGAATATTGTTCGTCGCGGGCACCCCGATAAGCCTCAGAGACATAGCCGATTGTGGATTGAAGATGAAATTGAAGAGATATTGGCTAATGATTTG GGTACTGAAGCAACAAGATGTATACAATTCCACACTATCAGATTTAATccacatatttttataaaaggttTGAGAAAGATGAAGGAGCTTAGATTTCTTTCTATTCGCGGATATTGTTCCAGTGATTTGGAGTTTAGTACAGTTGTTCCAGACTTCCCAAATGCTTTACGATGTTTAGATTGGACCAATTACCCTTTTAGGTCTTTACGCACAACATTTCAAGCAAATAATCTTGTTGCACTTAAGGTGGATGGCAGCAGAATTGTACAACTTTGGGAAGGAGGAGAAAGAAAG GCTCTCAACAAGCTCAGATTCCTTGACCTCAGTAGTTCATTGTTGAGTACGCTTGACATTGGGCTGGCTCCAAATCTTGAAGAGTTGATTCTTTATGAATGCAAATATTTGGAAAAACTTCACTTGCCTGAAAGATGTCTAAATCTAAAACGCTTACTACTCACTAATTCAAAATTGAGGACCCTTGAGATTGGGCTGACTCCGAATCTCGAGGAGTTATATCTTGAAAGGTCTTGTTGTCTGGAAGAACTTCACATGGTCAACGAATGTCAAAAGCTAGCCGAACTCCAAATTAGTCATTCAAACTTGAGGACCTTTGACCTTGGGGTGACTCCAAATCTCAAAAAGTTAGATCTCAAAGAGTGTCGTAAATTGGTAGAACTTCACACTCCCATTGGAGGTCTAAAACAGCTTGTCCATGTAAACTTAAGTGGTTGTTTGAGGTTTAGCTCTTTTCTGTTTCAGATAAACTATCATACTGCTTGTAGTGTGGATGAATCACTTGAGGTTGGTCCTTTAGCCAAGTTGCATCTGATTGTAGAGTCTATAGAAAGATGCCAACTTCACCCTGACAGTAACTTGCCAAAGTTTCAGTTTAGATGTTTTTATACAGAAGATCGACCCTCATTGACGAGAAATCTTGAGATGCTTTTTTCTGTAGGTATGTGTGCTTGCACAAACCTCGAGACGTTTTCACGAAGCATTTATGGGTTACAACGTTTAAGAGAGCTTGAACTCAAAGGCATTTTTCTAGAGGCGATCATGGACATCGAGCAGTTAGAATCTCTCGAGGAGCTAATATTGTTGTCTACAAAGATTAAACATCTTCCGGATAGCCTTTGCATGTTGAAACACCTGAAATATCTCAAACTTTATGATTGTTCGCTGCTTGAGAAGTTACCAGAGGATCTTGGCCAATTAGAATGTTTAAAGAAGCTACGTTTGACAGATGTAAAGATTATTAAACATCTTCCGGATAGCATTTGCATGTTGAAACGCCTGAAATATCTCAACCTTTATAATTGTTCGCTGCTTGAGAGGTTACCAGAGGATCTTGGCCAATTAGAATGTTTAGAGAAGCTACATTTGACAGATGCAAAGATTATTAAACATCTTCCGGATAGCATTTGCATGTTGAAACGCCTTAAAGATCTTAGACTTTGTGGTTTGCTGCTTGAGAAGTTACCAGAGGATATTGGCCAATTAGAATGTTTAGAGGAACTAAATTTAATGGGCTGTGAACGTTTACAAGATATCCCGAATAGCATCTGTGAGATGAAACGCCTAAAATATTTCTTTCTTGACGATTGTATTCGAGTTAAGAAATTGCCTGAGGAACTTGAACGTTTGGAATGCTTAGAAGTGTTATATCTAGATGGTACAATCATTAGTCAACTTCCTCTGAGCATTCTTTTGTTGAATGGTCTGTTTATTAGTGGGTCGAGACAGTTGCTTGAGTCCTGTGGGTTTACGTCCGAGATACAAGCCTTATCATCATACTGCTACATACGGCTGCCTATAATGCAGGCACCCACAGCAGGAGTCTCCTCAACTCTGCTCCAGGGATGA